The proteins below are encoded in one region of Tessaracoccus aquimaris:
- a CDS encoding HAD-IIA family hydrolase, producing the protein MKALAQDYDAALFDLDGVIYLGPFAIDGVPEALEELRSRGNRVGFVTNNAARTPATVAEHLVELGIEADTDDVVNSTMATLRMLGDDLEPGTRILAVGTDALREQLRGAGFTVVNSLDDDPAAVVQGYSPTIEFPKLEEAALAVQRGAAWYATNPDMTRPSDRGLVPGLGAQLAVVRACVTVDPQIAGKPYRPLLDETVLRLEADHPIFVGDRTDTDILGANNVGMDSLFVFTGAHGKHDLAAAPPEYRPTYIGYDASALLEPPRVAEFHGQRFVCGYQEVDLTDDAAYLSTRPVTRDEQLDALWAGLQAAWRFDLNIDAVLNSIDTLR; encoded by the coding sequence ATGAAGGCTCTGGCACAGGACTACGACGCTGCCCTGTTCGACCTCGACGGGGTGATCTACCTCGGCCCGTTCGCCATCGACGGCGTCCCTGAGGCGCTGGAGGAGTTGCGATCGCGCGGCAACCGGGTCGGCTTCGTCACCAACAATGCGGCCAGGACGCCGGCCACCGTCGCCGAGCACCTCGTCGAACTCGGCATCGAGGCGGACACCGATGACGTGGTGAACTCGACGATGGCCACGCTCCGGATGCTCGGCGACGACCTGGAGCCGGGCACCCGCATCCTTGCGGTCGGCACCGACGCGCTCCGGGAGCAGTTGCGAGGCGCGGGCTTCACGGTCGTCAACTCCCTCGACGACGACCCGGCCGCCGTGGTGCAGGGTTACAGCCCCACCATCGAGTTCCCCAAGCTGGAGGAGGCCGCCCTGGCCGTCCAGCGCGGCGCCGCCTGGTACGCGACCAACCCCGACATGACCCGGCCCTCCGACAGGGGCCTTGTGCCCGGGCTCGGAGCGCAGCTCGCCGTGGTGCGTGCCTGCGTCACGGTCGACCCGCAGATCGCGGGTAAGCCGTACCGGCCGCTGCTCGACGAGACGGTCCTCAGGCTCGAGGCCGACCATCCCATCTTCGTCGGCGACCGCACCGACACCGACATCCTCGGCGCCAACAACGTCGGCATGGACTCGCTGTTCGTCTTCACCGGCGCCCACGGCAAGCACGACCTCGCCGCCGCGCCGCCCGAGTACCGGCCGACCTACATCGGCTACGACGCCAGCGCACTGCTCGAGCCGCCCCGCGTGGCCGAGTTCCACGGCCAGCGGTTCGTCTGCGGCTACCAGGAGGTCGACCTCACCGACGACGCCGCCTACCTCTCCACCCGTCCCGTCACGCGCGACGAGCAACTCGACGCGTTGTGGGCGGGCCTGCAGGCTGCGTGGCGTTTCGACCTGAACATCGACGCGGTGCTCAACTCGATCGACACCCTGAGATGA
- a CDS encoding NAD kinase produces the protein MKQRTVAVLVHPEREEAIVKAVQFMEALHAMGFGFLVFESDLERLAERVPEAHITDLDHRPAELAVVFGGDGTILRAAEWSLPLGVPLLGVNLGHVGFLAEMEPSDLEELPSVVAERRYDVEERTTLKVEVRDAEGTLTWASPAVNEVSLEKLARERMLTVLVSVDDRPLSRWGCDGVLVSTPTGSTAYGFSAGGPVIWPDVQAMLVVPLAAHALFNRPMVLSPTSKVTLDIPDDAGTQGILWCDGRRSHELTLGERVTIVSNSQKVRIARLGEQPFTTRLVKKFALPVNGWREKRDQ, from the coding sequence GTGAAGCAGCGAACCGTCGCCGTGCTCGTGCACCCAGAGCGCGAGGAGGCAATCGTCAAGGCCGTCCAGTTCATGGAGGCCCTCCACGCCATGGGGTTCGGCTTCCTCGTCTTCGAGAGCGACCTCGAGCGACTGGCCGAACGCGTGCCAGAGGCGCACATCACCGACCTCGACCACCGCCCAGCAGAACTGGCGGTCGTCTTCGGCGGCGACGGCACCATCCTGCGCGCCGCCGAATGGTCCCTGCCCCTCGGGGTGCCGCTGCTCGGCGTCAACCTCGGCCATGTCGGCTTCCTCGCCGAGATGGAACCGTCCGACCTTGAGGAACTGCCCTCCGTCGTCGCCGAGCGCCGCTACGACGTCGAGGAACGCACCACCTTGAAGGTCGAGGTACGCGACGCCGAGGGGACGCTGACCTGGGCCTCACCCGCCGTCAACGAGGTGTCGCTGGAGAAGCTCGCCCGGGAGCGGATGCTCACCGTGCTTGTCAGCGTCGACGACCGGCCGCTCTCACGGTGGGGGTGTGACGGCGTGCTCGTGTCCACCCCGACCGGCTCGACCGCCTACGGCTTCTCGGCGGGCGGGCCCGTCATCTGGCCCGACGTCCAGGCGATGCTCGTGGTCCCGCTGGCCGCACACGCGCTGTTCAACCGGCCGATGGTGCTCAGCCCCACCTCCAAGGTGACCCTCGACATCCCGGACGACGCGGGAACCCAGGGCATCTTGTGGTGCGACGGGCGGCGAAGCCACGAACTGACCCTCGGGGAACGCGTCACGATCGTGTCCAACTCCCAGAAGGTGCGCATCGCGCGGCTCGGCGAGCAGCCGTTCACCACCCGACTCGTGAAGAAGTTCGCGCTGCCCGTCAACGGCTGGCGCGAGAAGCGGGACCAGTAG
- a CDS encoding TlyA family RNA methyltransferase: MRLDLALVMRGIARSRGQAAGLIGDGKVQVDGVPATKASQPVSDDQELTADVDPWVSRAAHKLLGALDATGIDVRGRALDAGASTGGFTQVCLARGADLVYAVDVGHDQLAPEVRADPRVRVAEGLNLRDLTLDDVDGQPVDLIVGDVSFISLTLLLEPLLGVLAEGGTALLLVKPQFEVGRGRLGAGGVVRDATLRRRAVDAVVAKANDLGWVERWRGESPLPGSAGNVEFFVRLTR, encoded by the coding sequence GTGAGACTCGATCTCGCGCTCGTGATGCGCGGCATCGCGCGCTCCCGAGGGCAGGCGGCGGGCCTGATCGGCGACGGCAAGGTCCAGGTCGACGGCGTCCCCGCGACCAAGGCGTCCCAACCCGTCTCTGACGACCAGGAACTGACCGCAGACGTCGACCCCTGGGTCTCGCGCGCCGCCCACAAACTGCTCGGCGCCCTCGACGCCACCGGCATCGACGTCCGCGGCCGGGCGCTCGACGCCGGCGCCTCCACCGGTGGCTTCACGCAGGTCTGCCTCGCGCGCGGCGCCGACCTCGTCTACGCCGTCGACGTCGGCCACGACCAACTCGCCCCCGAGGTCCGGGCCGACCCGCGCGTGCGCGTCGCGGAGGGGCTGAACCTGCGCGACCTGACCCTCGACGACGTGGACGGCCAGCCCGTCGACCTGATCGTCGGCGACGTGTCGTTCATCTCGCTGACGCTGCTTCTCGAGCCGCTGCTCGGCGTCCTCGCCGAGGGCGGAACGGCGTTGCTGCTCGTCAAGCCGCAGTTCGAGGTCGGGCGGGGCAGGCTCGGCGCGGGCGGGGTGGTGCGCGACGCGACGCTTCGCCGCCGCGCCGTCGACGCCGTCGTCGCGAAGGCCAACGACCTGGGCTGGGTGGAAAGGTGGCGCGGCGAGTCGCCGCTGCCCGGCTCGGCTGGCAACGTTGAGTTCTTTGTCCGGCTGACTCGGTAG